From the Chryseobacterium sp. G0201 genome, the window GCATGCTTCAAAGCTTGAAAAAGTTCCGTCTTTCGTTTTTGATTTTGAAAAATATATCCCGTTTCTTCCTTGGACGATTATTCCTTATATGACCAGCGGACTGTTTTTTTGTGCTGTTTTTTTCTTTTGTAATACGAAGGAGCAGCTTAAAGTTCTAACTCAAAGAATGCTGTTTGTAACTATTATAGCTGGAATTTGTTTTTTATTATTTCCATTAAAATTTTCTTTACAAAGACCGGAAGTCAATAATTCTATTTTTGGATATTCTTATCAGTTTTTAACAACTTTTGATTCGCCTTTCAATCAGGCTCCGTCACTGCATATTACGTATGCTTTTATTTTCTGGAGTATTTTTAGAAATGTAAAAAAATGGAGAATATTTTTAAAGATTTGGCTCCTTGCTATAGGAATTTCTACTTTAACCACTTACCAGCATCATTTGATTGACATTCTTACAGGAACTATTTTGGCTCATATTAGCTTTATCATATTTCCTTATCAGAAAAATAACTTTTTATATAGGAATTTTCAAGTCGCTAATTTCTATTTTTTGATTGGATGGATCTTTATTTCATTCTCTTTATTGTTGTATAAATTTTCAAATGAATATTGTTTAATCTTCTTATGGCCGGCTCTCGTTATGATTTTAACAGGTTATCATTATCAGAAAAATAATATTCACTTTTTAAAAGATAACAACGGAAATATTTCTTTATTCAAAAAGATTTTTTATTTTCCTTATCTATTAATTTATTGGATATTTTGGAAGTTTTTACGAAAAAATAAACGACCATTAGAAATTGTAGCCAACATTTATATTTCGTCAAAACCTAATAAAAAAGATTTACAGGATTTTGAAATTAATAAAAATACTTTCATCTACGATCTTTCAGCAGAAATTGAAGAAAATTCTGAAATCAAACAAAAATCTACCTATTACTCTGTTCCTTTTTTAGATATTGGGATGTTGGATATTGATCAAACTAAAAAATTAGTCACAAAAATTACAGAAAATTATCTTCAACTTCCAAAAGACGGAAAAATACTCATTCATTGCACGATGGGTTATACCAGAAGTTCCGTAATTGAAATTTTAGTAATGAAAAATATTCTATCTTTACCTCTAAACCAAGCAATAACCAATATGAAATTCCTGAATAAGAATGCGATCATTCATTCTTACATCTACGATTTTCTGAAAAAATTTTAAATATGAACAGTGGAAATTTTAAGAGTTTTGATGAAAGCGAGATCTTCTATCGCGAGTGGAATTATCAACCTCAACAAAAAAGCATCATCATCATCCATCGCGGACACGAACATTCTGAAAGACTGAACGATATCGCTCAATCACCACAATTTTCAAACTATACTATTTTTGCGTTCGACCTTCGTGGACATGGACATACAAAAACGCCAACATCTTCCATTTTCATGGATTATGTTCGTGATTTGGATTCTTTTTCACAATTTTTACAGTCAAAATATGACGTGAAAATTTCTGATATTTTCGTACTTGCCAACAGTATTGGCGGAGTGGTTGCATCAGCTTGGGCTCATGATTTCGCACCTAATATTGCAGGAATGGTTCTGTTGGCTCCCGCTTTTAGAATCAATCTTATAGTTCCTTTGGCGAATGAAATGATCACTTTAGGAACAAAATTAAAGAAAGGTTTGATCATAAAAAGTTATGTAAAATCAACGATGCTGACTCACGATCCGGAGCAGCAAAAAGCTTATGATACAGACCCGTTGATCACACGATCGATTGATGCAGAATTACTGATTGATCTTGCAAAAGCAGGAAAACGTTTGGTAGAAGATGCAGAAGCCATCGACACGCCTACCCTTATTTTATCTGCTGAAAAAGATCATGTTGTTTTTAATAAAGATCAGAAAAATTTTCATGATAAATTAGATACAGATTTAAAAAAATACGAAATCCTTCCTAACTTTTTCCATGGAATCTTGTTTGATACAGGAAAGGAAATGGTTTATGATAAAATTAAAGATTTCGCTGAAAAATGCTTTAGTCAAGCTCAGAAAAAAACATCACTTTCACCCGATAAATTTTCTGTAAAAGAATATCAGGATCTTCAAAATAATGTTGGTAATAACCTTAATTTTAAATTCCAAAAATGGTCTCTCAATAAAATTGGAAAGATCAGTAACGGAATGGCGATCGGTTTAAAACATGGTTTTGATTCCGGCGCTTCTTTGGATTATGTCTATCACAATCAGCCTCAAGGAAAATTAGGCTTCGGGAAAATGATGGATAAAAATTATCTTGAAGCTATCGGCTGGACTGGAATTAGAATCAGAAAACAACATTTGATCAAGCTTTTAGAACAAAAAATTCAAAGTCTGAAAAAAGAAGGCAGAAAAGTAAAGATCCTTGATATTGCAGGCGGAACAGGAAATTATTTATTTGACATTACAGAAAAATATCCTGAAGTTGAAATCGTCGTTAATGAATTCGTAAAGGCAAATATTGAGATCGGAGAAAAAGTAATTCAGGATAAAAAATATCAAAACATCAGATTTAGCAATTTCGATTGTTTTGATCCTGAAACGTATAAAAAATTGAATTTTGAGCCTAATATCACCATTGTTTCGGGTATTTTGGAGCTTTTTGGAGATAATGAAATGGCGAGTAAAGCTATTCAGGGAATCAATTCTATTTCAGAACAAAATTCATTCATCGTTTATACCGGGCAACCTTGGCATCCGCAGTTGAAAATGATTGCGTATGTTCTGAATAATCATCAAAACAAAGACTGGATCATGAGAAGACGTTCGCAAAAAGAATTGGATAGAGTGATGGCTTTTAATAATATTCAGAAAGAAAATATGTTGATTGATGATTTTGGAATTTTTACAGTTTCTTCGGGGAAGGTTAATTTTTAAGTTAAAAATTAAAAAATGTAGTTTAGATTCCTCCGGAATGACAAATAAACTGCTAAATTTTAGATTAAAATAAAAATGCTTCTCAAGAATATTGAGAAGCATTTTCTTAAACCAAATTTATATGAAAATTATTGCTTAGCTAACTCAAAATACAAGTTAACGTCAACGTCTTTAGCTACGCCAGCACCTATTGGATCATATTTAATGTTATAATCTAAACGGTTAACCGTAAATTTTGTTTGGAAACCCATCACTTCTTTTCCTTGTTGATTTTTAGTGATTCCACCGTAAGTTACAGGAACAGAAATTTCTTTAGTAACATCTTTAATCGTCAATTTACCTTTCAACGTGTATGTATTATTTTTATCTTTTGTGATAGAACCGCTTTCAAAAGTCATTGTAGGAAACTTCTCAGCATCAAAGAAATCTGCACTTTGCAAATGCTTATCTCTCATTTCAACACCTGTGTTTACAGAGTTTGTATTCACAAAAAAGCTAAATTCCGCTTTATCCAAACCACCTTCTTTACTTGCAGCTATTTTTCCGTCAAATTTATCGAATCTACCTTGTACAAAGCTGATTCCCATATGTTTGATAGTGAAATTCACAGAAGAATGCATTGGATCTACTGCCCAACCTGTCTGTGCAAATCCGGCAACACTTAGTAAAGCAAATACAAAAGTTAAGAATACTTTTTTCATTATATATTATTTTAGATTAATCTTATAGCAAAGATAAATCGTAAAAAATAGTAAGACATTGATCTATGATAGTTTTTTCAACTTTTCTTATTTTTCTGGATAAGCAATCGCCAAAAATTTATTAGAAAACCTCAACTAATTGGGAAATATATACTTTCCCTGCACTTTCAATAAGATTCACTTCAAGTCTGTAAACTTTTTTAGAAACCAGGTCATATATTCTTATTATATTCAATTCATTATTAGATCCTACATTAGAAGCGGCAGCAATTTTTTCGAAATTGTTTGTTGCAGTACCACTCCCAGCAGACGAAACATACCCTGTAGACACCCAGTTTTCAGTAATAAACGTGCTGTATTCTCTTGACCCAGCACGTCGGAATCTGATATAAATATCATTATTACCCGTTACCATGAATTCAAAATCTTCCGTAGTTAACACCGGCTTATTGGAGAGAAGCTGCAAAGGCGTTTTATATACGGCACTTCCTTGATTTTGATTAATTATTTTCCCTTTGTTCCAGATAGGAGCACTTGGTGTACCGATATTGGTGTAAAGTCCGGCCTCAAGGTTATCATTACCCTCATGATATACAGTAAGACCTGTAGCAGGTTTTGGAATTGTAATACGATCCGTAGCCGAGGTTAGTTCTACTCTGGGAGGCAAAAATCCTTTATTGTCCGATTTTATCTCTAGCAAAGAGGATCTATCCGGGATATCAGTTCCTATCCCAACACTACCGTCTTTTTTTACCACAAAATCATTTGACTGCTGAGTCTCTGAAGGTACCCCTGTTAAAGAGTTGTCTTTTGCTCCATCTACATGGAAAGTAGCTTGTGGATTTGCTGTTCCGATTCCTACCTGAGCAAACATACTAGTGCTTGTAAATAATACGGCAAGTACTATTAACTTTTTGTTTTTTTTCATCATTTATTTTTTTTCATCAGAAGGTGTAGTGTTATCCCTTCATTGACATCTCACTTTTCAAATATCATGCCAATACATCGTTTTACCTTTTCAATCAATACCAATGTTTATTTTAATTTGAAAGTAATTTTTATAATTTTACATCATGGCAAAACTAAAAACAGCATATTTCTGTCAGAGCTGCGGAACACAGTATTCTCAGTGGATGGGACAATGCAAAAACTGTGGAGAATGGAATACTTTGGTGGAAGAAGTGGTAGAAAAAACCTCATCTAAGACACCACCCTTTACGAAAACGAAGCAACACGTCATCAATATTGTTGAAGTTGAAACAATAGAAGAACCCCGTATAAAAACTCCTTCCGAAGAACTTAATCGTGTTTTGGGAGGCGGAATTGTTTTAGGTTCCGTTACTTTAATCGGCGGTGAACCGGGAATTGGAAAATCGACGTTGCTTTTACAACTTGCCTTGAAAATGAAGAAAAAAGTTTTTTATGTTTCGGGGGAAGAAAGTGCTTCTCAGATCAAAATGAGAGCCGATAGATTAACGGATGTTCAAAATCCGAACTGTTTTCTTTACACAGAAACTTCACTGGAGAAAATTCTTCATGAAGCCAAAAAGCTGGAGCCTGACTTTGTTATTATCGATTCAATTCAGACTTTACAATCACAATTAATTGAAAGTTCGCCCGGAACGGTTTCTCAGATCAGAGAATGTTCCAACGAGATCATTAAATATGCTAAAGAAAATAATGTTCCTGTTTTCTTGGTTGGTCACATTACGAAAGACGGACAAATTGCAGGGCCAAAAGTCTTGGAACACATGGTAGATGTCGTTCTAAATTTTGACGGAGACAGAAATCACCTTTTCAGATTATTGAGAGCCAATAAAAATCGTTTTGGGTCAACCGCAGAAATCGGAATTTACGAAATGGTTTCTCAAGGTTTAAAGGAAATTAAAAATCCATCCGAGATTTTAATTACTAAAAAATTCGAAGAGCTTTCCGGAAATTCTGTTGCCGTAACTTTAGAAGGAAACCGACCGATGTTATTGGAAATTCAGGCGTTGGTAAGTACTGCCGTTTATGGAACTCCGCAAAGAAGCTGTACCGGTTTTGATGCCAAAAGACTGAATATGTTGTTGGCTGTTCTTGAAAAACGAGCAGGTTTTCAATTAGGCTCAAAAGACGTTTTCTTAAATATTACCGGAGGAATAAAAACCGACGATCCGGCTTTGGATCTTGCGGTTATTGCCTCTATTTTGTCTTCAAATGAAGATATTGCGATCTCTGAACATTTTTGCTTTGCGGGAGAAATTGGTTTAAGTGGTGAGATCCGTCCGGTTGCACAGGTCGAACAGAGAATTACTGAGGCTGAAAAACTAGGTTACGAGGTTATTTTTGTTTCCAATCTTAATAAAATTGCCAAAAGAAAACACGGTATCAAAATAGAAGAAGTAAGTAAAATTGAGGATTTTCATGAAAGATTGTTTTAATCTTAAATAATCGTTAAATAAATTCACTTAATGTTGAAATATTATACATATCTTTATGTATCAATAACCTTTAAACTTAAGTACACATGAAAACAAATTTTATTATTCTACTTGTTTGCTGCGTTAATCTATTGTCAGCACAAATTGGTGTTTTTCAAAATCCTGTTAATGAGGGAAGTTTATCTGATGATCAGAAGATCACAAAAGAGCTTGCTTCGAGTTATATTTCAACGAAATATTACAAACAGTCTGTCTTTAATTTAGATTCTGATCTCAAAATTAATTTACCCGACAATAAACCGATCATTGCAAAATTTGATAGAGTTTTAACTTATAGCAATAAAAGTGAATCTTATGTCTACAAAATTGAAAACGAACCACAATCGGATTTAGTATTTTCAAAATATGACAATATTGTAACCGGAATGTATGCTCCGAGTACGGGAGAAAAAGTGATGTTTCATCAAACAAATGGTGATATTTTCGCTTTATCAATGGTAAGTGATCAGAAAATTCTGGATCAGGATTCTAAAGATGATCAAATTTTAGACTCTACCCTTCCCGGATTTGGAAAAGTAAATTCTAATGTTTGTCTTTCTACAACTCCTGTTTGTGCAGCTTCACGCGTTGATGTGATGGTTGTGTATACCTCAGCAGCAAGAACTGCCTGGGGCGGAGTTTCCCAGAGTAACTCTTTTATAGCGACTGCTATTACTAATTTTAATACAGCTTTAACCAATTCGGGTGTTTCCAATGTGACAATTAATCTGGTCTATTCCGGAGAGATCGCTTATACTGAACCCGGAAATAT encodes:
- a CDS encoding YceI family protein, with the protein product MKKVFLTFVFALLSVAGFAQTGWAVDPMHSSVNFTIKHMGISFVQGRFDKFDGKIAASKEGGLDKAEFSFFVNTNSVNTGVEMRDKHLQSADFFDAEKFPTMTFESGSITKDKNNTYTLKGKLTIKDVTKEISVPVTYGGITKNQQGKEVMGFQTKFTVNRLDYNIKYDPIGAGVAKDVDVNLYFELAKQ
- a CDS encoding bifunctional alpha/beta hydrolase/class I SAM-dependent methyltransferase; translation: MNSGNFKSFDESEIFYREWNYQPQQKSIIIIHRGHEHSERLNDIAQSPQFSNYTIFAFDLRGHGHTKTPTSSIFMDYVRDLDSFSQFLQSKYDVKISDIFVLANSIGGVVASAWAHDFAPNIAGMVLLAPAFRINLIVPLANEMITLGTKLKKGLIIKSYVKSTMLTHDPEQQKAYDTDPLITRSIDAELLIDLAKAGKRLVEDAEAIDTPTLILSAEKDHVVFNKDQKNFHDKLDTDLKKYEILPNFFHGILFDTGKEMVYDKIKDFAEKCFSQAQKKTSLSPDKFSVKEYQDLQNNVGNNLNFKFQKWSLNKIGKISNGMAIGLKHGFDSGASLDYVYHNQPQGKLGFGKMMDKNYLEAIGWTGIRIRKQHLIKLLEQKIQSLKKEGRKVKILDIAGGTGNYLFDITEKYPEVEIVVNEFVKANIEIGEKVIQDKKYQNIRFSNFDCFDPETYKKLNFEPNITIVSGILELFGDNEMASKAIQGINSISEQNSFIVYTGQPWHPQLKMIAYVLNNHQNKDWIMRRRSQKELDRVMAFNNIQKENMLIDDFGIFTVSSGKVNF
- a CDS encoding phosphatase PAP2/dual specificity phosphatase family protein is translated as MDDEIIIHPSLFIIKYYHVQESQMDEKRLKFKQKIYAMLLCSVVFMIVYNYSAWHASKLEKVPSFVFDFEKYIPFLPWTIIPYMTSGLFFCAVFFFCNTKEQLKVLTQRMLFVTIIAGICFLLFPLKFSLQRPEVNNSIFGYSYQFLTTFDSPFNQAPSLHITYAFIFWSIFRNVKKWRIFLKIWLLAIGISTLTTYQHHLIDILTGTILAHISFIIFPYQKNNFLYRNFQVANFYFLIGWIFISFSLLLYKFSNEYCLIFLWPALVMILTGYHYQKNNIHFLKDNNGNISLFKKIFYFPYLLIYWIFWKFLRKNKRPLEIVANIYISSKPNKKDLQDFEINKNTFIYDLSAEIEENSEIKQKSTYYSVPFLDIGMLDIDQTKKLVTKITENYLQLPKDGKILIHCTMGYTRSSVIEILVMKNILSLPLNQAITNMKFLNKNAIIHSYIYDFLKKF
- the radA gene encoding DNA repair protein RadA gives rise to the protein MAKLKTAYFCQSCGTQYSQWMGQCKNCGEWNTLVEEVVEKTSSKTPPFTKTKQHVINIVEVETIEEPRIKTPSEELNRVLGGGIVLGSVTLIGGEPGIGKSTLLLQLALKMKKKVFYVSGEESASQIKMRADRLTDVQNPNCFLYTETSLEKILHEAKKLEPDFVIIDSIQTLQSQLIESSPGTVSQIRECSNEIIKYAKENNVPVFLVGHITKDGQIAGPKVLEHMVDVVLNFDGDRNHLFRLLRANKNRFGSTAEIGIYEMVSQGLKEIKNPSEILITKKFEELSGNSVAVTLEGNRPMLLEIQALVSTAVYGTPQRSCTGFDAKRLNMLLAVLEKRAGFQLGSKDVFLNITGGIKTDDPALDLAVIASILSSNEDIAISEHFCFAGEIGLSGEIRPVAQVEQRITEAEKLGYEVIFVSNLNKIAKRKHGIKIEEVSKIEDFHERLF